One Megamonas hypermegale genomic window carries:
- a CDS encoding NAD(+) diphosphatase: protein MSAKYCHECRSKLTEKELENEGIIPFCPKCNQYRFPMYNVAVSMIVINKETNKILLVKQYGKPFYILVAGYVNRTEQLEHAVAREIKEETGMNVSSIKFNRTSFYEPSNVLMCNFTAFVENDSDFCVNEEIDDYSWFTYEDARKYIRENSLAAYFLNAYLDE, encoded by the coding sequence ATGAGTGCTAAGTATTGTCATGAATGTAGAAGTAAATTGACTGAAAAAGAACTTGAAAACGAAGGTATTATTCCATTTTGTCCGAAGTGTAATCAATATCGTTTTCCTATGTACAATGTTGCAGTTAGCATGATTGTAATAAATAAAGAAACAAATAAGATACTGCTCGTAAAACAGTATGGAAAACCGTTTTATATTCTTGTGGCGGGTTATGTGAATAGAACGGAACAACTAGAACACGCTGTAGCAAGGGAAATAAAAGAAGAAACGGGAATGAATGTATCTTCTATTAAATTCAACCGAACGAGTTTTTATGAACCTTCAAATGTATTGATGTGCAATTTTACTGCATTTGTAGAAAATGATAGTGATTTTTGTGTCAATGAAGAAATTGATGATTATAGTTGGTTTACCTACGAAGACGCAAGAAAATATATACGTGAAAATAGTCTTGCAGCATATTTTTTAAATGCTTATCTTGATGAATAA
- a CDS encoding energy-coupling factor transporter ATPase — protein MSIEIRNVTHIYMEKTPYEKMALDDVSLTIEEGSFTAIAGHTGSGKSTLMQHINGLLTPDKGMVHIDGIDINKKNKASFTARRSVGLVFQYPEQQLFEETVSKDIAFGPKNFGLSEDEIKERVKDAMEFVELDYEEYKDKSPFELSGGQMRRVAIAGIIALKPKYLVLDEPTAGLDPQLKANLLNKIKKLHSKEKMTIIMVSHNMDDIAKLADKVAVMNHGKLMIYDKPDKVFANRQIIKDAGLLEPEVMQLLQKIKDKGLDVNVNVLNKNDALKEILTSLRKRGIKC, from the coding sequence ATGTCGATAGAGATAAGAAATGTAACGCATATTTATATGGAGAAAACGCCATATGAAAAAATGGCATTAGATGATGTGAGCTTGACGATTGAAGAAGGCTCATTTACAGCGATAGCAGGGCATACAGGTTCAGGAAAGTCTACACTCATGCAACATATAAATGGTCTTTTGACTCCAGATAAGGGCATGGTGCATATTGATGGCATAGATATCAATAAGAAAAATAAAGCATCTTTTACAGCTCGTCGCAGTGTAGGACTTGTTTTTCAGTATCCAGAACAGCAGTTATTTGAAGAAACTGTATCAAAAGATATCGCTTTTGGCCCTAAAAATTTTGGGCTTAGTGAAGATGAAATAAAAGAGCGCGTTAAAGATGCAATGGAATTTGTCGAGCTAGATTATGAAGAATATAAGGATAAATCACCGTTTGAACTTAGCGGTGGACAGATGCGTCGCGTTGCAATTGCTGGAATTATCGCGTTAAAGCCTAAATATCTTGTTTTAGATGAGCCGACAGCTGGGCTTGACCCGCAACTTAAAGCTAATTTATTAAACAAAATAAAGAAGTTGCACAGCAAAGAAAAAATGACGATTATAATGGTTTCACACAATATGGATGATATAGCAAAACTTGCCGATAAAGTAGCCGTTATGAACCATGGAAAGCTCATGATATATGATAAGCCTGATAAGGTTTTCGCTAATCGACAAATCATAAAAGATGCTGGGCTTTTAGAACCAGAAGTAATGCAGTTATTACAAAAAATCAAAGATAAAGGCTTAGATGTAAATGTGAATGTTTTAAATAAAAACGATGCCTTGAAAGAAATTTTAACATCTTTGAGAAAGCGGGGAATAAAATGCTGA
- the rpmD gene encoding 50S ribosomal protein L30, whose amino-acid sequence MAKLKITLTRSLIGRPETQRRTIQALGLRKLNSTVEHEDTPCIKGMLHKVEHLIKVEKISE is encoded by the coding sequence ATGGCAAAACTGAAAATTACCCTTACAAGAAGTCTGATCGGCAGACCTGAAACTCAGAGAAGAACTATTCAGGCTTTGGGATTACGTAAATTAAATTCTACAGTAGAACATGAAGACACTCCTTGCATCAAAGGTATGCTTCACAAAGTAGAACATCTTATTAAAGTAGAAAAAATCAGCGAATAA
- a CDS encoding energy-coupling factor transporter ATPase, protein MSLEFIKIEHLTHIFKSNDEQKKDLKALDDINLSINKGEFIAIIGVNGSGKSTLAKHLNGLLLPTEGACFVDGIKVEDSEEIWKIRQKVSMVFQNPDNQIIATIVEDDIAFGPENMGLPREEIRERVEFALKSLHIEHLRKFAPHLLSGGQKQLTAIAGAIAMRTNCLVLDEPTAMLDPQGRIAVMKALKELHEKYNMTIIMITHFMEEAMQTQRIIVMDDGKVIRDGTPKQIFEDKKKLKALGLEVPLSVDIADELRHRGVKISDDVFTAEQLAVELEKVVSCR, encoded by the coding sequence ATGAGTTTGGAATTTATAAAAATTGAACATCTTACACATATATTTAAAAGTAATGATGAACAAAAAAAGGATTTAAAAGCTTTAGATGATATTAATTTGAGTATCAATAAAGGTGAATTTATTGCAATCATTGGAGTAAATGGTTCAGGAAAATCTACACTTGCCAAGCATTTAAATGGCTTGTTATTGCCGACAGAAGGGGCTTGCTTTGTAGATGGCATAAAAGTTGAAGACAGTGAAGAAATCTGGAAGATACGACAAAAAGTCAGCATGGTTTTTCAAAATCCAGACAATCAGATAATCGCTACAATCGTGGAAGATGATATAGCTTTCGGCCCAGAAAATATGGGCTTGCCACGAGAAGAGATAAGAGAAAGAGTGGAATTTGCTTTAAAATCTTTGCATATTGAGCATTTACGCAAATTTGCACCGCATTTATTATCAGGCGGTCAAAAACAATTGACGGCAATAGCTGGGGCGATTGCCATGCGTACAAATTGTCTAGTATTAGATGAACCGACAGCGATGCTTGACCCGCAAGGCAGAATTGCTGTAATGAAGGCATTGAAGGAATTGCATGAAAAATATAATATGACGATAATAATGATTACGCATTTTATGGAAGAAGCGATGCAGACTCAGCGTATTATAGTCATGGATGATGGCAAAGTAATTCGAGATGGCACGCCAAAGCAGATATTTGAGGATAAAAAGAAATTAAAGGCTTTGGGACTGGAAGTGCCACTTAGCGTTGATATTGCAGATGAACTCAGACATAGAGGTGTAAAAATTTCTGATGATGTATTTACAGCTGAGCAATTAGCGGTTGAATTGGAGAAGGTCGTATCATGTCGATAG
- a CDS encoding DNA-directed RNA polymerase subunit alpha yields MIEIEKPKIEIVEISEDSRYGKFVCEPLERGYGTTLGNSLRRILLSSLEGAAITSIKIDGVLHEFSTIPGVRDDVTNIILNLKELCLKMHDEEPHTIRIDVTGEKEVTAADIIVDSDIEILNKDLHIATVDETGSLKMEMVVERGRGYTPADKNKKPDQVIGIIPIDSIFSPIQRVNYTVTDTRVGNVTDYDKLTLEVWTDGSIKPEEAVSKSASILIAHLRLFQNMGGSVEDISADEDILNSPEEDNTSKVMDMTIEDLDLSVRSYNCLKRAEINTVADLMQKSEEDMIKVRNLGRKSLEEVKKKLQELGLTLADKE; encoded by the coding sequence ATGATCGAAATCGAAAAACCAAAGATTGAGATTGTAGAAATTAGCGAAGACAGTCGTTATGGCAAATTTGTCTGCGAACCATTGGAACGCGGATATGGTACTACTCTTGGCAACAGCTTACGTCGTATTTTGTTGTCCTCTTTAGAGGGTGCTGCTATAACATCTATCAAAATTGATGGTGTTCTTCATGAATTCTCTACTATTCCTGGGGTTCGTGATGATGTAACAAACATTATCTTAAATTTAAAAGAATTGTGCTTGAAAATGCACGATGAAGAACCTCATACCATTCGTATAGATGTTACTGGTGAAAAAGAAGTAACAGCAGCTGACATCATAGTTGATTCCGATATTGAAATTCTTAATAAAGATTTGCATATCGCTACTGTTGATGAAACTGGTTCTTTGAAAATGGAAATGGTGGTTGAACGTGGACGTGGATATACTCCTGCGGATAAAAACAAAAAACCTGACCAGGTTATTGGTATTATCCCAATCGATTCCATCTTCTCTCCTATTCAAAGAGTTAATTACACAGTAACGGATACTCGTGTTGGTAATGTTACCGATTATGATAAACTTACATTAGAAGTATGGACTGATGGTTCTATTAAACCGGAAGAAGCAGTTAGTAAATCTGCAAGCATCTTGATTGCACATTTACGCTTATTCCAGAACATGGGTGGTTCTGTAGAAGATATCTCTGCAGATGAAGACATTCTTAATAGTCCGGAAGAAGATAATACTTCTAAAGTAATGGACATGACAATCGAGGATCTTGATTTGTCTGTACGTTCTTATAACTGCTTAAAGAGAGCAGAAATCAACACTGTTGCAGATTTAATGCAAAAGAGTGAAGAAGATATGATTAAGGTTAGAAATCTTGGTCGTAAATCTCTCGAAGAAGTTAAAAAGAAATTACAGGAATTAGGATTAACACTCGCTGACAAAGAATAA
- the infA gene encoding translation initiation factor IF-1 produces the protein MSKQDVIEVEGKVVEALPNAMFKVELENGHIVLAHVSGKIRMNFIRILPGDKVTIELTPYDLTRGRITYRFK, from the coding sequence ATGTCTAAGCAAGATGTAATTGAAGTTGAAGGTAAAGTAGTAGAAGCTTTGCCTAATGCAATGTTTAAAGTAGAGCTAGAAAATGGACACATTGTTTTAGCTCATGTATCTGGTAAAATTCGCATGAATTTTATTCGCATCCTGCCGGGTGATAAAGTTACTATTGAACTTACGCCTTATGATTTGACCAGAGGCCGAATCACTTACCGTTTTAAATAA
- a CDS encoding energy-coupling factor transporter transmembrane component T family protein, with protein MLTDIKIGQYFPANSILHKIDARFKIVSLLFLIVGIFIFDNQLSYIIWCLIVAGLIKISKIPVKMFYNSIKPIIWIILFTFVLHIFSGNGEPLVQIWKLSITWNGISNGAFICLRLLLLMFGASLLTFTTPPLVLADAIEDLMNPLKKIGVPAHELAMMMTIALRFIPTLLEETDKIIKAQKSRGADFETGNIFVRMKSVMPVLIPLFISAFRRADELAMAMEARCYHGGIGRTRLKELKMQRRDYTAMIIGIVIIVVLIGIKIFLPDLVLFSLG; from the coding sequence ATGCTGACAGATATAAAAATAGGGCAATATTTTCCTGCCAATTCGATATTGCATAAGATAGATGCTAGATTTAAGATTGTAAGTCTATTATTTTTGATTGTAGGAATTTTTATCTTCGATAATCAATTATCGTATATTATTTGGTGTTTAATCGTTGCTGGATTGATAAAAATATCTAAAATCCCTGTAAAAATGTTTTACAATTCGATTAAGCCGATAATCTGGATTATTTTATTCACTTTTGTGCTTCATATATTCAGTGGAAATGGTGAGCCTTTAGTACAGATATGGAAACTTAGCATAACATGGAATGGTATATCAAATGGCGCTTTTATATGTTTGAGATTATTATTATTAATGTTTGGTGCATCACTTCTCACATTTACAACGCCACCGCTTGTACTAGCTGATGCGATTGAAGATTTGATGAATCCATTGAAAAAAATAGGCGTGCCAGCACATGAATTGGCAATGATGATGACGATAGCGCTTCGATTTATTCCTACATTGTTAGAAGAAACAGATAAGATAATTAAAGCGCAAAAATCGCGTGGTGCAGATTTTGAAACAGGTAATATTTTTGTGCGCATGAAATCCGTCATGCCTGTATTAATTCCATTGTTTATCAGTGCGTTTCGCCGTGCTGATGAACTAGCGATGGCTATGGAAGCTAGATGCTATCATGGCGGTATTGGCAGAACGAGATTAAAAGAATTGAAAATGCAAAGACGCGATTATACAGCTATGATTATCGGCATAGTTATCATCGTTGTTTTAATCGGCATAAAGATATTTTTACCGGATTTAGTTTTGTTTAGTTTAGGTTAA
- the rpsD gene encoding 30S ribosomal protein S4, giving the protein MAIDRVPSLKRCRSLGLETAVVGLAKSSKRQPKRSGRKVSEYGMQLKEKQKAKFIYGVLEKQFRSYYDKAQKMQGITGENLLCLLERRIDNVVFRLGLASTRRQARQLVSHGHITVNGKRLNIPSALVSVGDVIGVKEKSRSTELFKEIAESKNALSVPAWLTADIQNLTGSVTRFPNRDEIDVPVNEQAIVELYSK; this is encoded by the coding sequence ATGGCTATTGACAGAGTTCCTTCTCTGAAAAGATGTCGCTCCCTCGGCTTAGAAACAGCAGTAGTTGGTCTTGCAAAAAGCTCCAAAAGACAGCCTAAACGTTCTGGCCGTAAAGTAAGCGAATACGGAATGCAGTTAAAAGAAAAACAAAAAGCTAAATTTATATATGGTGTATTAGAAAAACAGTTTAGATCCTACTATGACAAAGCTCAGAAAATGCAGGGTATCACTGGTGAAAACTTACTTTGCCTTCTCGAACGCAGAATTGACAATGTTGTTTTCCGCTTAGGTCTTGCATCTACTCGCCGTCAGGCTCGTCAGCTTGTTTCTCATGGACATATCACTGTAAATGGCAAACGCCTCAACATTCCATCTGCACTCGTTAGTGTTGGTGATGTTATCGGTGTTAAAGAAAAAAGCCGTTCTACTGAATTGTTCAAAGAAATTGCTGAAAGCAAAAATGCTTTAAGCGTACCGGCTTGGCTTACTGCTGATATTCAAAATCTTACTGGTTCTGTTACTAGATTCCCGAACCGTGATGAAATCGATGTTCCAGTTAACGAACAGGCGATTGTCGAATTGTACTCCAAATAA
- the secY gene encoding preprotein translocase subunit SecY, protein MLSALSNILKITELRQKIVFTLIMFAIFRLGTHIPVPGVNPAVLEQLFNSGNLFGLLDLFSGGALSKFSLFAMSITPYINASIIIQLLTVVIPTLEQWSKEGEEGHKKITKTTRYLTVVLAFLQAIGMSIGLKQAIINPSFTSIFIIAITLTAGTVFLMWIGEQITAHGVGNGISLIIFAGIVAALPHNLSTIYNYLQAGTISYFNVLFFGIIALAMIVFVIAINEGQRRVPVSYAKRVVGRKTYGGHSTHIPLKVNQAGVIPIIFASSVLMFPPTIAQFVQNPTIKQIADYFQWGTPFQSALYALLIIFFTYFYTAVTFKIPDLADNLKKYGGFIPGIRPGQATADYLDRIMTRITLAGAFFLAFIAILPTMIAGATHIEGIHFGGTALLIVVGVALNTMQQIESMVVMRHYEGFMK, encoded by the coding sequence GTGCTTTCAGCTCTTAGCAATATCCTCAAAATCACCGAATTGCGACAGAAAATAGTATTTACACTTATTATGTTTGCAATCTTCAGGCTCGGGACTCATATCCCGGTGCCTGGAGTAAATCCTGCAGTTTTAGAACAGTTATTTAACAGCGGTAATTTGTTCGGACTACTCGATTTATTTTCCGGTGGTGCTTTAAGTAAATTTTCTCTCTTTGCTATGAGTATTACCCCATATATTAATGCGTCAATTATTATTCAATTATTGACAGTAGTAATACCAACATTGGAGCAATGGTCAAAAGAAGGCGAAGAGGGGCATAAAAAGATAACCAAGACGACTCGTTATTTAACTGTTGTCTTGGCATTTTTACAAGCTATAGGTATGTCCATTGGTCTTAAACAGGCCATTATAAATCCTAGTTTTACATCTATTTTTATTATTGCTATTACCCTGACAGCAGGAACGGTATTCCTTATGTGGATTGGTGAACAGATAACTGCACACGGTGTGGGAAATGGTATATCACTTATCATTTTTGCAGGTATCGTTGCGGCTCTTCCGCATAATTTGAGTACTATATATAATTATTTACAAGCAGGAACAATCAGTTATTTCAACGTATTGTTCTTTGGAATTATTGCTTTAGCGATGATAGTTTTTGTTATAGCTATCAACGAAGGGCAACGCAGAGTTCCGGTTTCATATGCAAAACGAGTTGTGGGTCGTAAAACATACGGCGGTCATTCTACGCACATTCCGCTTAAGGTAAATCAGGCCGGCGTTATTCCAATCATCTTTGCATCTTCTGTATTGATGTTTCCTCCAACAATCGCTCAATTTGTTCAAAATCCTACGATTAAACAGATTGCCGATTATTTCCAATGGGGAACACCTTTCCAGTCTGCTTTATATGCATTGTTGATTATATTCTTTACGTATTTTTACACAGCTGTTACTTTTAAAATTCCGGACCTCGCTGATAATTTGAAAAAATACGGTGGTTTTATTCCTGGTATTCGTCCGGGACAGGCGACTGCAGATTATTTAGACCGTATTATGACACGTATTACATTAGCGGGTGCATTTTTCCTTGCATTCATTGCAATATTGCCTACAATGATAGCTGGTGCTACTCATATTGAAGGTATTCATTTTGGTGGTACAGCATTATTAATCGTTGTAGGGGTTGCACTTAATACGATGCAACAGATTGAATCAATGGTCGTAATGCGCCATTATGAAGGCTTTATGAAGTAA
- the truA gene encoding tRNA pseudouridine(38-40) synthase TruA produces MRPEHKEMMKARARNIKLTLSYDGTNYHGFQRQNKVIAVQNVLEDVLHKLFGDSIELAAAGRTDAGVHAMGQVVNFFTDGTIPIERVAYAANRLLPDDIVITKAEETDKDFSALHCVQSKIYLYKIYQSPIADPFLTRYYWHVNKNLNLENMQEALKYIEGEHDFSSFRSVGGNDTSPVREIYEASCKQEGNIFIFKFWGSGFLYHMVRNIMGLVANIGLGRVDKDEMPRIIEAKNRALAGRMAPANGLYLYKVYY; encoded by the coding sequence ATGAGACCGGAACATAAAGAGATGATGAAGGCACGAGCGCGCAATATCAAATTGACGCTATCGTATGATGGAACGAATTATCACGGTTTTCAAAGACAAAATAAAGTGATTGCAGTGCAAAATGTATTGGAAGATGTGCTACATAAATTATTCGGCGATAGCATAGAACTTGCAGCAGCAGGTAGAACAGACGCAGGCGTTCATGCTATGGGGCAAGTCGTAAATTTCTTTACAGATGGAACGATACCGATTGAACGCGTAGCATATGCGGCAAATAGACTTTTGCCTGATGATATTGTGATTACAAAGGCAGAAGAAACGGATAAAGATTTCAGTGCGCTTCACTGTGTACAGTCAAAGATTTATTTGTATAAAATATATCAATCGCCAATAGCTGACCCATTTTTGACGAGATATTATTGGCATGTGAATAAAAATTTAAATTTAGAAAATATGCAAGAAGCTTTAAAATACATTGAAGGAGAACATGATTTTTCTTCATTCCGTTCAGTTGGGGGAAATGATACAAGTCCCGTGCGTGAAATATATGAAGCGAGTTGCAAGCAAGAAGGCAATATTTTCATCTTTAAATTTTGGGGCAGTGGTTTTTTATATCACATGGTTAGAAATATCATGGGGCTTGTTGCCAATATCGGTCTTGGTAGAGTGGATAAAGATGAGATGCCTCGAATTATCGAAGCTAAAAATAGAGCTTTAGCAGGAAGAATGGCACCAGCAAATGGACTATATTTATATAAAGTTTATTATTGA
- the rpsM gene encoding 30S ribosomal protein S13: MARIAGVDLPRDKRVEIALTYIFGIGLKTSQSILAATGINPDTRARDLTEDEVAKLREYIDKNHLVEGDLRREISLNIKRLVEIGCYRGRRHRLGLPVRGQNTKNNARTRKGPKKTVMGKKG, encoded by the coding sequence ATGGCACGTATTGCTGGTGTAGATTTACCACGCGATAAACGAGTTGAAATTGCTTTAACATATATTTTTGGTATTGGTCTTAAAACTTCTCAAAGTATTTTAGCTGCTACTGGTATTAATCCAGATACTAGAGCACGTGATCTTACTGAAGATGAAGTTGCTAAGTTACGTGAATATATCGATAAAAATCACCTTGTAGAAGGTGACCTTCGTCGTGAAATTTCTTTGAATATTAAACGTTTAGTTGAAATCGGCTGCTACAGAGGTAGACGTCATCGTTTAGGTTTACCTGTACGTGGTCAGAACACTAAAAACAACGCTCGTACTCGTAAAGGTCCTAAAAAGACTGTAATGGGTAAAAAAGGCTAA
- the rpmJ gene encoding 50S ribosomal protein L36 yields the protein MKVRPSVKPICEKCKVIKRKGHVMVICENPKHKQKQG from the coding sequence GTGAAAGTTAGACCATCAGTAAAACCAATTTGTGAAAAATGTAAAGTTATTAAACGCAAAGGTCATGTAATGGTTATTTGCGAAAACCCTAAACATAAACAGAAACAAGGATAA
- a CDS encoding DUF134 domain-containing protein, whose translation MARPSKCRRICFEPAYDSFTPEGFSCGEKIILSVDEYEVIRLIDLEKLTHLECAKQMEISRTTVTEIYETARYKIADSIINGKKLLISGGNYRICSEMPTNCHRICPKQERHFKINLSIAKKGDNIMRIAVTYDNGNIFQHFGHTAQFKIYDIENNQILNEQIIDTNGHGHGALAAFLNEAKADVLICGGIGGGAQNALAQAGIKLLGGVMGNADEAVKAYLAGTLTYTANATCNHHNHQHSCGQHNCGEDKHGCAGNH comes from the coding sequence ATGGCACGACCTAGTAAATGTCGCCGTATTTGTTTTGAACCTGCTTATGACAGTTTTACGCCAGAAGGATTTTCCTGTGGTGAAAAAATCATACTTTCTGTTGATGAATACGAAGTAATTCGCCTGATTGATTTAGAAAAACTAACTCATTTAGAATGTGCTAAACAAATGGAGATTTCACGCACGACTGTTACAGAAATCTATGAAACAGCTCGATATAAAATAGCCGACAGCATTATCAACGGCAAAAAACTATTAATTTCTGGTGGCAACTATCGCATTTGCAGTGAAATGCCGACAAATTGCCATAGAATTTGCCCTAAACAAGAAAGACATTTTAAAATTAATTTATCCATTGCAAAAAAAGGAGACAATATCATGAGAATAGCAGTTACTTACGATAATGGAAATATTTTCCAGCATTTTGGTCATACAGCTCAATTTAAAATATACGATATCGAAAACAATCAAATCTTAAATGAACAAATCATCGATACAAACGGACATGGACACGGCGCTCTCGCTGCATTTTTAAATGAAGCAAAAGCTGATGTTTTAATCTGCGGTGGTATTGGCGGCGGCGCACAAAACGCACTTGCACAAGCTGGTATCAAACTTTTAGGCGGCGTTATGGGCAACGCTGATGAAGCTGTAAAAGCATATCTTGCTGGCACACTCACTTATACTGCTAATGCAACATGCAACCATCACAACCATCAACATTCCTGCGGTCAACATAACTGCGGTGAAGATAAACACGGCTGTGCTGGCAATCATTAA
- the rpsK gene encoding 30S ribosomal protein S11, with amino-acid sequence MAANKTSRPKRKDRKNVEYGVAHIRSTFNNTIVTITDKNGNALSWASAGGLGFRGSRKSTPFAAQMAAEVAAKAAMEHGLKQVEVYVKGPGAGREAAIRSLQATGLEVNMIKDVTPIPHNGCRPPKRRRV; translated from the coding sequence GTGGCAGCAAATAAAACATCTCGTCCAAAGAGAAAAGATCGTAAAAACGTCGAATACGGTGTTGCACACATTCGTTCGACTTTCAATAATACAATTGTTACTATCACTGATAAAAATGGTAATGCTTTATCTTGGGCTAGTGCTGGTGGACTTGGTTTCAGAGGTTCCAGAAAAAGCACTCCATTCGCAGCTCAGATGGCAGCAGAAGTTGCAGCAAAAGCAGCTATGGAACATGGTTTAAAACAGGTTGAAGTTTATGTAAAAGGTCCTGGTGCAGGTCGTGAAGCTGCAATCAGATCTTTACAGGCAACTGGTCTTGAAGTAAACATGATTAAAGATGTTACTCCAATTCCTCATAATGGTTGTCGTCCGCCTAAACGTAGAAGAGTATAA
- a CDS encoding adenylate kinase, which translates to MHILLMGPPGAGKGTQAARLVEEFKIPHISTGDMFRAAVKEGTELGKQAKACMDSGKLVPDNVTIGIVKERLSKADCENGFILDGFPRTVEQAVALDKILSELNLKLDCALNIAVPSSELIRRAVGRRICKKCGSTYHIEFKPSKEDGICDVCGGELYQRADDSEATMKNRLSVYEEQTKPLISYYEKEELYKEVDGSQSMDKVFQDIVAILRS; encoded by the coding sequence ATGCACATCCTTTTAATGGGCCCTCCTGGTGCTGGTAAAGGTACACAGGCAGCAAGGCTGGTAGAAGAATTTAAAATTCCTCATATCTCTACAGGAGATATGTTTCGTGCAGCAGTAAAAGAAGGTACTGAGCTTGGTAAACAAGCAAAGGCTTGCATGGATTCTGGTAAATTAGTACCAGATAATGTAACAATCGGTATAGTAAAAGAACGTTTATCTAAAGCTGACTGCGAAAACGGATTTATTTTGGATGGTTTCCCTCGTACAGTAGAACAAGCTGTGGCTTTGGATAAAATTCTCAGTGAATTAAATTTAAAACTTGACTGTGCTTTAAATATAGCTGTTCCATCTAGCGAACTCATAAGAAGAGCAGTTGGTCGCCGTATCTGCAAAAAATGCGGAAGCACCTATCATATAGAATTTAAGCCATCTAAGGAAGACGGAATTTGTGACGTGTGTGGCGGTGAACTTTATCAAAGAGCTGACGACAGCGAAGCAACAATGAAAAATCGTCTTTCTGTTTACGAAGAACAGACAAAGCCTCTTATTTCTTATTATGAAAAAGAAGAACTTTACAAAGAAGTTGACGGTAGTCAGTCAATGGATAAAGTATTCCAAGACATTGTTGCAATTTTGCGCAGTTAA
- the rplQ gene encoding 50S ribosomal protein L17 translates to MGYSKLGRNSSARKALFRSVLVSLFKHERIETTEAKAKEISGLAEKLITLAKRDDLSARRQVVAELVDKEVAKKLFDEIAPKYKERNGGYTRILKLGVRRGDAAPMALLELVK, encoded by the coding sequence ATGGGCTACAGTAAATTAGGACGCAACTCCAGCGCACGCAAAGCATTGTTCCGCAGTGTACTGGTTTCCTTATTTAAACATGAACGCATTGAAACAACTGAAGCGAAAGCTAAAGAAATCAGCGGTCTTGCAGAAAAACTCATTACACTTGCAAAACGCGATGATTTAAGCGCTCGCCGTCAGGTTGTTGCTGAACTTGTTGATAAAGAAGTTGCTAAAAAATTATTCGATGAAATTGCACCTAAATATAAAGAACGCAATGGTGGATACACTCGTATCCTTAAATTAGGAGTTCGCCGCGGTGACGCTGCTCCTATGGCTCTTCTTGAATTAGTAAAATAA
- the rplO gene encoding 50S ribosomal protein L15, which translates to MKLHELSPAPGSKKVRIRVGRGLGSGLGKTSGRGHKGQNARSGGGVRTGFEGGQMPLYRRLPKRGFKNVFAKEYAEVNVSSLNRFEDGATVDPAALVEAGILKNVCDGVRVLGNGEITKKLTVVANGFTKSAEEKITAAGGKVEVI; encoded by the coding sequence ATGAAATTACATGAATTATCACCAGCACCGGGCTCTAAAAAAGTTCGTATCCGTGTTGGTCGTGGTTTAGGTTCCGGTTTAGGAAAAACTTCCGGCCGTGGTCATAAAGGTCAGAATGCTCGCTCCGGCGGCGGTGTTCGTACTGGTTTCGAAGGTGGCCAGATGCCTTTATATCGTAGATTGCCAAAACGTGGCTTCAAAAATGTTTTTGCAAAAGAATATGCTGAAGTTAACGTTTCTTCTTTAAATCGTTTTGAAGATGGCGCAACAGTAGACCCAGCAGCATTAGTTGAAGCAGGTATTCTTAAAAACGTTTGCGATGGTGTACGCGTTCTTGGTAACGGCGAAATTACTAAGAAATTAACTGTAGTAGCAAACGGCTTTACTAAATCTGCTGAAGAAAAAATTACAGCAGCAGGTGGAAAAGTAGAGGTGATCTAA